Part of the Vigna unguiculata cultivar IT97K-499-35 chromosome 3, ASM411807v1, whole genome shotgun sequence genome, ttttttatttgttggttAGCATATTTCACTTTTATATGTATGTTTGTATTTAGTAATTGTTAcgtatattaattataaaaaaaattacattaatatagAGTTAATTTTGAACAAAGTTTTAGTATTAATAAAAGCAAGTAACGATTACTAAAAATCAAAGGCGTGTTCCTATTAAATTACCATAACTGTGAACAAGgttcaaataaaattgataaaaaatagcttcttatataatgtaatttatttttattatactaaaattaaaatatatttttattattcctaACTTAGAATATGTCCATACTTATtctatcaaattcaaatttactaCATATCCTTATTATTTTCTACACAtgacaaaaaatttattcttttgacaAAAAATTTTCGTATTGATTGGATAcaaatataagtataaatattatcTGATCTTTTTATTAACTGAGTATGAGGATGGGATGTGTACGTGtatgtgtatgtatatgtatgtatatctTTCTATTTTTGTCTCCATGTTCATTTCAATATTCATCCTATTCTCATATTTGTtcctaattaaattattaaaataatttgttaggtaatataaaaattttataggTATACAATTTATTTACATCTATAAGGTTGTGTTCCATTGAAAAGACATATTCGGAAAGAgtgtgaggatgaatttggatTGATATCATATTAGTAGATTTGTCtgaatgaatttttatatttctttgaaTGGATTTGATTATGTAagtaaatagatttttttatgaaattttttaaaattggttgctgatttgattgatatgataaattaaaaaaaaacattaatagattaaaatataagattattattttaccctcatagtaaaaattaataaattattaatattatttttatttttatttattattattattattattaaaaaagtaaaagtaaaatattttaaaattttctcacaCTCTAACCGATTCCACTTACCCtttccatttttcttctttatcttatCTCCTTATTCTTCATTTCCAGAACCGTCATGTGTTCATCTTCAACTTCATTAATGTCTTCAACATCTTTCACTAGCACCACAACTAccacaaaaagaaattaataaacacCTTCATCCTTGCAAATCTCCTCACAAAAGCCAGGATGAAAAATGCGTTGCATTCCACAAATTCATTCACATATCACTCACAAATCACAAATCATTCCATGCGAACACAAAATAATTGTGTGTTCTTATGTGAGTGATGATTTTAAGGAGAGAAAGATGATTGATTTGGGTTGATTAAAATGTGAGatttatgttgttcttttttaaAGATTTGAAGGTGATAATGaagtaaatttaaaagtaatttttgtgaaagtttgtaaAAGACTTATGTGactgataaaaaattaaatttaataaatgaaaatgtaaaataaccTAATTGTCCTTGgtgttaaaaaagtataataaaatgatatttagattaattgtaattagtttttgatatattattatcataaataaaaatattagtaatatttgttaattgaaaaaaaatattgaaacatatttgatttaaaaaatttaatattttaattttcaaaaacacCACAAATGAAAATGGAATAGGTTACATGAAATTGGAACCCTTTAAAACCAAACCATGCAATGTACTTCACAAAGTTGGAATCAAATCCAACAAAAAAGAAACAGGTTCCATTCCATTATGGCAAAAACATATGTGGTTCCATTAAATACCCACAAACACATATTTGATTCCAAAGAAGAGATCTGCACAGATCCACTTCGTGAACGCTCCAGTGCACTGTGAACCCTTCGTCGCACCGTTATCGGCGTCGTTGTCCCTCTTCTCAACAACCAACAGTGGTAGAAAGGTAGCAAGTCCTAGGGAATATTcaaaggaagagaaagaaaataaaaagaaatgagaGTGGTGTGGAAGAAGCTCACATGCTATAGTTGAAATAACGAGGGTATAAGTGTAAAATCATCTTAATCACTCTTCAATCTCACTATGCTAGTGGGATGTGATGCAGGTATAGccgtcaaaatgggttataacccgCAAGTCAACCCGACTTATCACGGGTTCGGGTCaggttgggttgaaaaaaaattacaaatttcgtACGGGTTAAAAATGAACCCAACCCACTAAGAACCCGGCTGATTCGAGTTGAATCCGTGATGAGTCGCGTTGCCTCACCAAcccaccaataaattttaaatattaaattaatatatatatatatatatatatatatatatattatatgcatatatatatatatatatatatatatatatatattatattatatatatatatatatgcatataatatatataatatatatatatatacatatatatatatatatatatatatatatatatatatatatatattatatatatatatatatattatatattatatatgtatatatatagattatatatgtacatatgtatctattatatattatctaatatatattatatatatatatatatatataatatatatatagattatatatatatatatatatttagattatatatatatatatatatatatatatattatattatatattatatattatattttatatttatatattatatattatatattatatattatatattatatattatatattatatattatatattatatattatatattatatattatatattatatattatatattatatattatatattatatattatatattatatattatatattatatattatatattatatattatatattatatattatatattatatattatatattatatattatatattatatattatatattatatattatatattatatattatatattatatattatatattatatattatatattatatattatatattatatattatatattatatattatatattatatattatatattatatattatatattatatattatattatattttatatatatatatatatatatatatatatatatatatgtatatgtatatataacatGTTTCGTAACGTGAAATAGTGATCAAATGCACAAAATTAAGAGTGTTTtgtggaaaaaaaagaaaggaatgaCAGTGAAATGTACCTCTGTAATtgcaattaatttattaattttatccaaTATCCCTAAATTAGTCTTTTTGACAagtgattatttttaataatttttgtgaatcgatttatatatatatatatatatatatatatatatatatatatatatatatatatatatatatatatatatatatatatttgttttactttaaCCTATACCTTTTAATAGTATTAGCAAGTATATttctaaactaaattaattaatacacaagttttgaaactttttaatatttaatgtaagagttttgaaaaatctattGTTTTATAACTATTAGCATAAACACAAGCGTCATTACGtctatatgtaaatattttttaaataatgcatgatattatattagtaaaccatgatattataatgttattaagttaatatataaaataaatttatatttattgagaaTAAAGCGGAATAAATGGAGATAAGATGAGAAATAACTGTTGTtgagaaaggaaaataaaagagagaagacGAGGGAATAAGTGTTGATGAAGAAGGAAATAAAGAAAGGATAGAAGATAGACattttaataatgtaaaataaccgttaattttttaaaatttaacaaataattatattataaaagataaaatttaaattatgaaatatgggcacaaaaaacaaaagaaggaatctctttatatatagttataaataaatgaaaatataaatgaaaaacaaatgttaCTAATATTATCTTACATTGGTAAAACCActataattttgaaatcaaaCTAATTTGTCAAAACCTCTATAGTTTTAAAAGAGATAATACAGAAAGAATAAAAACTAATCTCTCTAGAGGTATAGGTTAGAAGAAATTGATGGCTATTTTTGTAAAGTATTTTAtagtttctaaaatattaaaaaaattctagtTGGCTcgtattaaatattatgaacatgtatgtttttcaattaataatgaatattaaaaaatttattaaaattttaacaaaatcaattaaattatttattgtttggtatatgtaattatgtttgaaatatgttatattaaagAGAATAATAGGGGAGTAAATATTAGTTTGAAACGAAAAATTTAGGCCATAAACTTAAACGAATAGTAAAGATCTTTTTAAAGCATGCATTAATTATGTTTCAGAAATGTGTGTGGTAAAATCTCTTTGTTTGAGTTAATGTCAAATTTTCAGTTGCCACACCATTAACTTCAAATGAATGGCAATCATTTTACTAAAATGCCCCTCATAGACTAATGAAAATAGTCCAAATAAATAAGAGCGTTCATTTAcgtgatttattattttcacagttcgtttattttggtttaatttttgttagttaCGTGTTTTGAATATTGAAGCCTGTTACACAACTATGGGAACATTATTTTACATTGGTTGGTGTAGGATTATAAGGCACgcagaaaaaatataaagtaatcgAATATCAATTGTTTTagtattgaataaaaaaaggtacttattttaaattgattatttgcTTGACGTTGAATTAttgtgaatataaaattatcccgtagtaaaacataatttttgtagtagagtataaaatgtttttcaacGTACGATGATGAATGTGAATGTTGGAACCCACCTGTGAAGACAACGCAAATCATAGGAAAGTGGTGGGAAAGATACGATGAGCTGACTCGAACAGGGTTGGAATTGgcacaaagaaaaaaaggagaaaattgtcaaacatatattaagaaaaaaaatttggtttCCTAAGAGGGGTCACAATCCTATCGCATGCTTTTActccttttcaattttttattgtcaCATTTAATATGTAGTCGTCATTCATTAGTATCATAATTATTCtacacaaacaattttatatattttctaaaatgaaaCCAAGTAgccatatataataataaccgATTGAAATTGAATTTGTATGACCAAGACCAAACCCAACAATAAAATCTGTATTAAATCCACCTCTTTCATAAACCCAACTTTCCCTTTTGACTATACTTCATCACAATACAATTCTCCAAccccttctctctctctctctctctctctgaaaATGGAAGACGCTGAAGAATGCATCACTGGGCTTTGTTTGGGCCTTGGAATGGGAGGGTATGTCCCAAAAAAGGGTAAGCAGAAAGAGAACAGACCCGTGCTAGACTTAGCTTTTGAGCTTTGTCCTAAAGGGGAAGCCATTAACTTGAATCATGATAAGGTAGAGAGCACTGATTCTGATAACAGcaacaccaacaacaacaacaaaggatGCAGAAAAAAACTCAGGCTTTCCAAGGACCAATCATCCATGCTTGAGAACAGCTTCAAACTTCATACCACTCTTAATCCGGTATATATTCACCTTTTCTCcttctaatttttatatattatatgtatggCACATACACGTAACGCTATTCATGATGATTTTGCTGTCTATACATGATCATTTGTATCATACATATTTATGAGTTAATTGTGTTCTGTTGTTTATGCGTTGGTTTTGGTTCCACATGCAGGTCCAGAAACAAGCACTGGCTGATCAATTGAATTTAACGACAAGACAAGTGGAAGTTTGGTTTCAGAACAGAAGAGCAAGGTacgttaattatatatatagctTTCGTTTCattgatgtatatatataggTTTGTTTATTCTTGATGAATTGCTTTGCATCGAATATCTGGGTTTTTTCAAAGCTGAATGTTTTAAGGGAGTAGAGATGAAaagtgagaaaagaaaagggagaGTTGTGAGTTTTCCAcggttttattttgtttatttaataaattgttaattGTGTTGACTATATGGACCTATGGCGTGCATTAAATTTGAGATTTAAATTGTTCAGGACGAAACTGAAGCAGACAGAAGTGGACCGTGAGTGGTTGAAAAAACAGTGTCAAAATCTAAGCGATGAGAACAAAAGATTGAAGAAGGAATTGCAGGAACTACGTGCACTTAAGGTTGGACCATCATCGCCTCTCTGCATTCAACTATCCAAAACGGCAACTCTGACTATGTGTTCTTCGTGCGACAAACTAGTAAAACTGAATGAAGGAAACAACAATATAGGGTTAGAGGGTACAAATTGATACATCAAAATTGGAATATCATCAACCACCTGTTGCTACACGTAACCCAAAACCTTTCTAATTATGATTACAATGAAAAACAGTACATaccatatatattatattatatattcctCCGGTCCCCACATCGAAGAGAGAGCAAACTGGGGCGGCTCAGATAGATACGTAGTTAGTAAATCAGGTGTCTCTCTTGTagatttattcaatttaaactaattaatcaaaattattttctcatttgtttattcattatttttgtatgtGTGTGCGTTTATGTACGTATACGATGGTACGGATAAGGAATAAGGTTTTGAATGGCTGAAACTCAAAGATAAAACAATTCCCTAAGTGAGACCACTAATCAGAGATTAGGGCTTTAAAGTTGGAATATTATTAAATCTGTGTTAGATAGGATTTTGTTTTATATCTGCGATCCATGACGTGAAACGTTGGCATTTTCATGCTTCACAAGAATccaaaccatatatatatagaagAATGTGAGTTTTCATTTGTATATTATTGGTGGGTGGTCCGAAGGAAATCGTAGGGAAATTTCAcaacaattaatttttgaaaaaactgAATGAGGGTTGTTTAGTGCGTGATGTGTGTGGAGAATAATGAGAaattgtgtgtgtgttttttgaGTGTTGAGGTGGTTCTTGAACCAACCCACAAGACAAGACAGGAGTAGGTTGCATTTCATAATAGGGCAAAGTTCCATTGAGAGAAAGCGCATGGAATTTGCTAAGTCATAATCCTAACATTATCCAACTAAGTGCCAACATCCAAATCTCAACAAAATCATTACTAAGAGACAGTGGCTGCCCTTATCATGCCACCACACACACTAACGTAGTTTTAGACAAACTTTATAGCGTCTTTTAAGGGATCGCAAATCAATTCAAACACACTGTTTTTCACAAATCCAATGCTTCTTCAATCAGGATTCATAAACAATATTTGTAGTGAGTAAGTTATTTTtccatcaaatattttatagtgtAACCTCTTACTTAGCACAAGTATTTCTCATCAAATTTTGTAGACATGGTGTTCTTCAGAACACATGGGAATACTAGTTCTATACTATAAATCCAACCTACCGGTGTTTGCATAACTATAATAGAGAGTAATTACCATGCTATTATGATAGTgattatcttaaaaatatttttgaagcaAGAAAACCTTGCATTTGTCTGCGAAAAGGTTTCATAATTACCCAAGTTCACAAGCATACTTTCAACTTCCAACCATTAAACATTACTATGTCACACAGTAATAAGCCACCATCAATTAACACCATTATAAATTCAATTcaacttttatatatgtatatatctttaggtaattaattagttataaaaaaattcatggaaaattagtttttttttatcaagagAATTTAACATGGTTTGACATACAATGTTTATatctacgtccacgactacattagaaaatcttttttttctggTGTATCTCAaactttacatagagtctcttatgtAGTAAAATAGAGACATCTCAcaattctaagcgatgtgggattAAATCAAACACCATAATACTAAccatttttatatgaattagtATTTTCTATTAACTTATTTCATCATGACTTTAATTGTATGCATATTATTAGAGtgtaaagatattttttaacactgttaaactaattataatatgcaataaatataatatatatgagtATAGTAATCTATAATTGGTCGAAAAAGCAAAAAAGGAAAGTGAACAATATGTTAGGGTAATTTACTTTTCTATTCCAAAAATCTTTATACTATTCTAGccaatttgtttaattttatatatgtattacgTACTAGAGTTCAATTAAAATGTGTTAGCAATTTTATATTTACCGTACATGATCAAAATTAAACTTCTTGTTatgatgaattaaaataatacatactCAATGATTGAATACAAAAACTTATCCAATTTTATGTAAAACAAACTTGTGATGAGTATTATTCACATGAAATTTGGAAACTATAATTTGACCAAAACGTTGAACAAGAATTCCTGTAGAAGTACAAACATGGCCGTACCGTATATACATACGATTATATATACGAGTCCAACATAATACTAATTAATTagtcaatttataaaaataatggatTCTTCAAACATAATTACGTGGGTCCCCATTGCCCACTGAGCAAGATCTTAGAATTGATATACCTTGCCACTTAAGCAAACtctgtttaattaaaacttgttttctatgcaaataaaatttgacttttactcataatttatgaaattgtattttttattttgagagaaaaagaatggAAGAAAGCATAAGCAATGATTTTGGTCACACCAATCATTTGGTCATAggaattgaataataataacaagGTTAGCACAGTGGTGTGAAAAGAGGCATGGCTTCGTAGACATTAAactataacaaataaataatgaatggTACAATGTAATCTCGAAGGTTGTCCTTGTTCAATACTCCAACTAATCAAACTTAACCCTAGGAAGGATACCACCGATTTCCTTCTTCATTTCAattccacaattttttttttaaagtaaaaaagtagtaaataaataaataaataaaatgactaCTACACTGAGAAAGGTCAACTGTGTGAAAACAAAAGCATGAATCAAAATTGGCCCACGCAATTGAGATTTGGGTCATCATCATGGCCCACACAAAATTGCCTACTACTCCTTTTTGCACCGCCACAGAAGCAATTCAAAGAGGCCGTCACATATGCCAAAATATTCATGTAATATatgcaacaaattcaattcaTCAAAGTGCGATACTTTCATGTGCACCCAAGCAAATTGATTTCAGTTCGTGCTTTAAAGGGTGAATTACGagtactgatttttttttatgttattttttattaaatagtaaaaatatattgtgttaatattttaaatattttttaatataatttaaaataaattagtggtaatcaatatattataaaaatataatatattataaaaatacagtaaaggaaaaaaaatccaaaagatAATCTAAATTCGTCAATTACttacaatattataaataaatccttagattttttaaaataagtaaaataagcAAAtggttattaatttattataaataatgttaaaatcaTTTACATAAATTATCATATCCTATAATTAACATATAAGATTCTTGTATGTTTAAGCtgattcaaatattataaaaaagttataaagttttttaaatttaaaaacgaAAAGAAACATGAAGAACACAAACTTATCTAGATATCTATCTTTTTCAGGTCATTTACAAGGTTAccatacaatatatatatatatatatatatatatatatatatatatatatatatatatatatatatttatttatttatttatttatttatttatttatttatttaaaaaatatttatatattctgttatgatttttttttctgtgaatTAGTTTCGATTTATACgcaattaactttttaaaatttaagtttgaattttgtaaataaaaagatataatttaaaaacaaaaattcactAGATTAAATTAATCAGATTTTTTGCTGgtgacatcccattttaaaTAGAGTAATCTACTCAAAATTAAGCatcacaaaataattataatgtaaAAGAACACATATCATGAAGCATACATGTACTGACTATTACAATTATCCATAGTATACTTGGAATAAAAGCTTAGGCACATCACAATTGTCATAAAAAGGACACAAGGATACTATTGTTTTACAAAAGATTGCTCATAGAGCAAGCAATCTAAATAAACAAGAGTTGTTCAAAAAGTGGCTCAACAGTGAGCCATAACCCAGACTAAAGGGACCACTTTACACAGCAGCATCTTCACCATCCTGAGTTCTACCAAGggtttccacatctgctcacaccaataaattggtgatcattgcaaaagagaaagCAAAGTAAGGaacaaacaaaaatgaaaaggtaagctagagtaaaatattttaacatgttatcaAGCAACCAAATGATAAAACAGGTTATAATCAAACAAAGCAGTAGGCACCCAAATCATGTGAAAGCAAACAATTGCAAGACTCTatgactcaatatccggatcatactctttatatagaattctaaaggaagtatgcacatgtgttggtttctaaactctgcagagtttagacgCAAGgagttatcacccaaccacacacagggttaatcctctaatgtcttaggcccaatatgtcccaagactaggacctcctgccactctcaccacataaatcattctgctctatgtgagcgtgaacgattattagagttcaggataccttcctttatctagacatctcctatatcaaggtatacattAACTACCATTATcaagagtttcccttgaaactcttttaccaacaaatttcCACATGCCATCTCAAGAATTCAATTTTCATGCCATTCCACCACCAACCACAAAACAAGTCATGCTTTCCATACCAACATTTTCATTATCAATCTCATTAAAGCATACAAACAGGCATGATCATCTATATTGAGTAAgggaaaattaaagaaaaccatCATGAAACAAACAACAGTCAACACAGCGTCTCCTACCTGAGTTTCatagaaatgatttaaaaaaaacatgtattatcattgaaaatctgacatttgttttaaacttacaaatatataaatagttttaataatatttgatagtagcatataaaattaaaacccaTTGTTAAACTTGCATGTGAAAGACTTTgaacaaattatgttaaattggtaattggtaattaatacatttaaaaataaacaattttcttttataataatgagaataaaaattattgtcattTATTCTTATACAAGGATCAAAGATATTGGTATTCTAAAATGTaacaaaatgattaaaattttatcagaaaactaaaagaatatttataatttattatatatatatatatatatatatatatatatatatatatatatatatatattgacccTTACTAGGAGAAAGACATTACTAATTATGAGATGAAGGAAAAAGTAACAGGTCTGAAAATCAATACATGTATGGATTCATGATAACatttgcaacaaaataatgtcTTTTACAACAGTGTATTCTGTTCTCATCAAACTAGTTTACTCTGGTGAAAATagttacatatataataatttaaaaattatttaaccaaaatataatttacccAGAATGGAATACTCCTCACATTTATACTTTTatctagatttttaatttttacaaaacataaaatgtacTCGATGCAATATGAAAATTGTCAAGGGACATGCCATTTTTAATGTAAGCATCAACaccttaaattattttctacaaatctTGCACAGGggaaattttcaataaaagaataatttaaacaagATATCAATCcacaaatgtttaaaaaaaaaacaattttacttAGTTCATACTTCAACATAAACCCAAATCTTTAGAGATTGAGACCAAAGGCAAACTATTTTCATGAATAAAAtctcaacaaataaataaaagtatctaATGTCAATGATTCAATGCGGGCAACAATCAACATCTAAAATTTCAACCAAGGAAACTATGTACAGAAAACAACATACCCTTAAAaggataaatattaaatacagtCAGATACTATACCAATAAAAGTACAGAAATGATGCACCTTGTCCAACAACAGTTAAATTACAAGGTGCTTTCTGTCACATAAATCTGATGCCTATATAGAAAgcataataactttaaaaaaacataaactctAGCTTTTCTTACCTCGAATGGAGCTAAATGTTCTTAAAGGACTCTTGGTGGAAGAGAACCAAGACCAAGAACAGCTTAATGAGCTGAAAACAAACGCACGAGCACGAAAAAGAACTTAGATTTGATAGAGATTAAGGTAGGACCAGAACTTAGGAGCTGAAAACAAAAGGAAGCAAGGGAAGGAATCAACTTACGTGGTAGAAAGATGTTTCAGCTATGGAAATCAAGGAACTTGTTtaagccctagcagagctttctGCTTCAGCacaagagatacaaagaggactATTTTCTGTAAAAGTGGCAAAATGAAGGATAAGTGACTGTGAGGAGGTCTTGGGGGTCCAAAGTGGACTGAACTTGGACCCTTAAATGGCTAGGTCCAACCCCTCTTTAGGACAGAGTTTAAAATAGAGAAAGGGGTCTCACACTGgtataatttattaatgatattatttaataaaaatgtattatatatgttttaccCTCCTTTTTACTCGGACTGAtgcaattaaaattgaattaacaaGTGAattcactaaaataaaataaacatttatgtaatacacatattataaatattaattctaaaaaatcagaaaaacaTCATTGTTATGCAAAGGATCGATTAACAACGGCATTCATACATTTTATTACCTCTTTTTCTCAATTCAATAATTATGGTTGAACCCACATATATTTGTTGATGAAATTTGtgatgaatattaaaaaaatattttttatgaatatttgtaGGTAATGGATTCATGCCAGTACCATGGTATCCAATCCATGGTATCCAATCCATGAATAcatactaataattattaacaaaaattttattggtatacttttctt contains:
- the LOC114179124 gene encoding homeobox-leucine zipper protein HAT14-like, which encodes MEDAEECITGLCLGLGMGGYVPKKGKQKENRPVLDLAFELCPKGEAINLNHDKVESTDSDNSNTNNNNKGCRKKLRLSKDQSSMLENSFKLHTTLNPVQKQALADQLNLTTRQVEVWFQNRRARTKLKQTEVDREWLKKQCQNLSDENKRLKKELQELRALKVGPSSPLCIQLSKTATLTMCSSCDKLVKLNEGNNNIGLEGTN